The genomic segment CTACTTGTTCCTGCTCCCGTACCTGCTGCTCAGCCGTGCGGATGCAGGTCAACGGAAGTACCCCATCCGGGATGTCCTGAACGCCTTGCTGTGGATGGCCCGCACGGGGGCGCAGTGGAGCTATCTTCCAAACGACTTTCCTCCTGCGGAGACGGTGCGCCAACAGGCGCACCGTTGGTTCGTGGCAGGCTGCTTCGAGAATGCCGCCCACGACCTGCGAATCCTGGCCCGGGTGGAGCAAGGTCGAGATCCCGAGCCGTCCGCGGTGGTCATGGACAGCCGAACCCTCCAAAGCACACCTGAAAGCGGTCACCGTGCGGGCTATGACGGGGCCAAGAAGCGCAAGGGCACCAAGGTTCACCTCGCCGTGGACACCCTGGGACACGTGCTGGCTATCCTCACTTCCCCAGCCAACGAACAGGACAGGGCACAGGTCAAAGACCTGTGCCTAGAGGTGCAGGAAGCCACCGGAGCACAGGTGGAAGTCGCCTTCGTGGATCAAGGGTATACGGGAGTCCAGACCGCGTTAGACGCGACGGATGCGGGCGTCGAGCTGGTCGTCGTGAAGCGTCCAGAAGCGACCAAGGGGTTCATCCTGCTTCCGAAACGCTGGGTGGTTGAACGTTCGTTTGCGTGGCTGGCACGCTTCCGGAGGCTGAGCCGAGATCTGGAACGCCTTCCCTCCACATTGGTTGGGTTCCACTTCCTCGCCGCCTGCATTCTGCTCTGCCACAACCTCACGCCACTTTTTGCTTAGGGTTCTTGGCAGCCTCTAACTGTACTTCGGGGATATTCAGGGGCCGCTGAATAAGGCGGTGCAGGTGTGACATCGGCGGCAAGGAGGTGGCAGGGGCAAGTCCCCTGCCACCTCCGCTCGAATGGCCGGAATGGTGTCGCCTCTGAGGTCGTCGGGCTGGGTGAGGCGAAGCCATTGCAGGAAGGTCAGGGCCACCATACACAGCACGGCGTGGTGATGCAGACCTTGCCAGGACCGGCCCTCGAAGTGGTCCAGCCCGACTTCGTCCTTCAGCTCCCGGTGGCTCAGCTCACACGCCCAGCGGCGCTTGGTGACTTCCACCAACCGCGACAACGGCGTGTCAGGGGGCAGATTGCAGACGTAGTATTTGCGCTCCTCACCTCGTCGCTGTTCTCCGATGATCCAGGCGGCTTGACCCGGCAGATGTTGACTGCGAGCGTACTCCTCCCCGTCTGCCAGGCGAACGTATTCAGCCGCGAAGCGTCCGGAGAGCGGGCCTTTGGTTCCATGTCGCCATACCAGGTGCTGCCATGCAGCACCCGCCAGCACTTCTTCTACCGACAGTCGGTCCTCGGATGGGGTTGGGTGCGTCGGTTTCCTGCCCCGGAAGATCCGAGGGATGGGGATCAAGCGAACGTCCCTGGGATAGACCGTCTGCGTGCGGGTGATGCCGACCGACCACAGCAGTCCTCGCTCGGTGAGTGCCTGCCGGAACCGGGCGTTCACGCCGTACCCCGCATCCGCCAGAACCATGCCGAAGGTGACGTGTGGACGCACCCGGTCCAACTCTTTCAGCGCCAGTTCGCACTTGGTCTGTGGCGGCTGGTGTTCCAACGGAACACCAGCCGCCCTGAGCCGAGCGGGATCGTTGGTCCACTCCTGTGGCAAGAAGAGCCGTAGGGCGAGCGGAACCGGCAAGTCGTGCTGGGCCAACGTCAGGGAGACGAGGCATTGACAGGGGGTGATCTTCCCGACCTGCCCGGAATACTGACGGGCGACGCCGACAGACTTGGTGCCGAACTTTGTCAAGCAGGTGTCGTCGATGATCAGCACGGCGTCTTTGCCACCCAGCATCTGCTGAGCCCGCTGAGCGAGCAGGGTTTCCAGGGGTTCGGTCAGCCAGGGGCTGTCGGTGATGAACTGCTGGAGATGGTTCTCTTTCCCGGGCGCCACGACGGCAGCCAAGGGCTGCATGCTTTTTCGGTGGACCGTGCTGCACAATCCACGGACGTACAGAGGCGCCCAGGTCCGCTGGGCTCGGTGGCGAAAATGCACCAGAAAGGGCGCAAACCAGGTAGGGAAATGTCGGGTCCAGCGAGGCAGAGAACGAGCCATAGCACAGGGGCCAGCATCCGAGATGCTGGCCCCTGTGTCCCCTCCCTGAATATTCCCGAAGTACAGCTAAGGACTACCTGACCGCCGACCCGGCCAAGAACTACGACGCCTTTCAGGATTTCGTGGGGCAGAAGGAAGCGATGCTCTACGAGGGCAGCTACAAGGCCCGCGAGATGCAGGACGCTGGAATCAAGTTCCCGGTCGGGACTTTCAACTTTCCCAAGCTGACCAAGAAGGAAAGCCCCTACGCGACAGGGGCAAACACCGCCAACGCATATGCGGGCACGGGCGGCTTCCAGTACGCGATGAGCACTCCGCAGTCCAACAAGTCCCTGCGCGAAAAGGGCAAGCAGCAGGCAGTGCTGGACTGGATGCGCTACTTCGGGACGCCCAAGAACCTCCAGCGCCTGACCGCCGAGCAGGGCACCTACGTCCCGACCTGGCCGGGCACGAGCGCCAAGCTGGGGGGCCTAGGCAACTTTGACAGCGGAGCGCTTGCCGCGCAGGTGAAGCTGCCCGAGCGGTCCATCGGGGTGCAGACGGCCACCGCCAACCTGGGTTGGGTGGACATGCAGCGCATCTTCGGGCTCTACCTCAGCGGCAACATCACGCTGGATCAGGCCAAGAAGCAGGTGCAGACCACCCTGGACCGCGCTGCCGCCGACTTTGCCCGCAAGAACAACGTCGACCTGTCCAAGTACAAGTGAGCCGCGCCGTGGGAGAAACAGCGCCGTGAGTGACCGTCCCTACCTGCTGACCACCCTCAGTCACACCTGGCCCATAGGCCGGGCCGCCTGATGCCTGGGCCGGAAGCCTGCCGCCGCGCACGTTTCCGGCCCAGGCCTATTGCTCCCGGAGGACCCCCATGACTGCCCTGCCCGGCACCCGCTCTGCCCCTCCAGCCTCCCGGCGCGGTCCCCTCGCCCGGCTGCGGGAGGGGTGGCCCGCGTACCTCTTTCTGCTGCCCACCTTGCTCGTCATGGGTTACTTCTCGTACTACCCGGCTTACGTGGCCGTCACGCGGGCCTTTACCGACTGGGACGGGCTGAACCCGCCCAACTTCACGGGCCTGGAGAACTTTCAGCGGGCGCTGACCGACCCGGTGATGGGGCAGGCCGCCCTGAACCTGGCGATCTGGGTGGGGGCCGGGCTGCTGCTGGCGGTGGTGCCGCCCCTCCTGATCGCGGAGCTGATCTTTCACCTGCGCGGGCGGCGGCGGCAGTACGCCTACCGGACCCTCTTCGTGCTGCCCATCGTGATTCCGTCCTTGGTACTGCTGCTGGTGTGGGGGAGCTTCTACCGCAGCGACGGCCTGCTGAACACCCTGCTGAGCGCGGTGGGGCTGGAGGGGCTACGGCATGACTGGCTCAGTGATCCGGGGACGGCGCTGCCCAGCCTGATCTTCCTGGGGTTCCCCTACATCGACGCCTTCAACTTCCTGCTGATCTACGCCGGGCTCCAGAACATCCCCGACGAGGTCTTTGACGCCGCGCGGCTCGACGGGGCGACGGGGTGGCGGCGGGTGTTGCGGATTGACCTGCCGCTGCTGCGTCCGCAACTGGCGCTGATCGCGGTGCTGGCGATTATCGGGAACGTGCAGTACTTCATCAGCCCGCTGGTGCTGACCTCG from the Deinococcus sp. NW-56 genome contains:
- a CDS encoding IS5 family transposase, which produces MTRRGYPSDVDDDTYLFLLPYLLLSRADAGQRKYPIRDVLNALLWMARTGAQWSYLPNDFPPAETVRQQAHRWFVAGCFENAAHDLRILARVEQGRDPEPSAVVMDSRTLQSTPESGHRAGYDGAKKRKGTKVHLAVDTLGHVLAILTSPANEQDRAQVKDLCLEVQEATGAQVEVAFVDQGYTGVQTALDATDAGVELVVVKRPEATKGFILLPKRWVVERSFAWLARFRRLSRDLERLPSTLVGFHFLAACILLCHNLTPLFA
- a CDS encoding IS701 family transposase — protein: MARSLPRWTRHFPTWFAPFLVHFRHRAQRTWAPLYVRGLCSTVHRKSMQPLAAVVAPGKENHLQQFITDSPWLTEPLETLLAQRAQQMLGGKDAVLIIDDTCLTKFGTKSVGVARQYSGQVGKITPCQCLVSLTLAQHDLPVPLALRLFLPQEWTNDPARLRAAGVPLEHQPPQTKCELALKELDRVRPHVTFGMVLADAGYGVNARFRQALTERGLLWSVGITRTQTVYPRDVRLIPIPRIFRGRKPTHPTPSEDRLSVEEVLAGAAWQHLVWRHGTKGPLSGRFAAEYVRLADGEEYARSQHLPGQAAWIIGEQRRGEERKYYVCNLPPDTPLSRLVEVTKRRWACELSHRELKDEVGLDHFEGRSWQGLHHHAVLCMVALTFLQWLRLTQPDDLRGDTIPAIRAEVAGDLPLPPPCRRCHTCTALFSGP
- a CDS encoding carbohydrate ABC transporter permease — its product is MTALPGTRSAPPASRRGPLARLREGWPAYLFLLPTLLVMGYFSYYPAYVAVTRAFTDWDGLNPPNFTGLENFQRALTDPVMGQAALNLAIWVGAGLLLAVVPPLLIAELIFHLRGRRRQYAYRTLFVLPIVIPSLVLLLVWGSFYRSDGLLNTLLSAVGLEGLRHDWLSDPGTALPSLIFLGFPYIDAFNFLLIYAGLQNIPDEVFDAARLDGATGWRRVLRIDLPLLRPQLALIAVLAIIGNVQYFISPLVLTSGGPGFATTVPALLMYYTATRDGEYGYAMAIAVLLMVLVVVLTALSRLLSRGSR